The Streptomyces sp. NBC_01255 genome window below encodes:
- a CDS encoding APC family permease, whose amino-acid sequence MSKLTDVPKRILIGRALRSDKLGETLLPKRIALPVFASDPLSSVAYAPGEVLLVLSVAGLSAYHFSPWIALAVVVLMFTVVASYRQNVHAYPSGGGDYEVANTNLGPKAGLTVASALLVDYVLTVAVSISSGIENLGSAIPFVVEHKVACAVAVIVLLTLMNLRGVKESGSLFAIPTYVFVAGVFIMIAWGAYKGIVLDEPMKAPTADFEIKPEHEGLAGFALVFLLLRAFSSGCAALTGVEAISNGVPAFRKPKSKNAATTLALMGGLAVTMFCGIIFLAMATDVRMAEKPAQDLLLNGEPVGEGYVQDPVISQVAAAVFGDGTFLFIVLAAATALVLFLAANTAYNGFPLLGSILAQDRYLPRQLHTRGDRLTFSNGIVLLAGAAALLVWVYGADSTKLIQLYIVGVFVSFTLSQIGMVRHWNRHLKTEKDQAKRRHMFRSRAINTFGAFFTGLVLVVVLATKFTHGAWVALLGMVIFYGTMSAIRRHYDSVSAEIAAAEERPDEYVRPSRVRSIVLVSKLHKPTLRALAYAKLMHAHELEALTVNVDPVETKALREEWERRGINVPLKILDSPYREITRPVIEYVKSIRRESPREAVSVYIPEYVVGHWYEHLLHNQSALRLKGRLLFTPGVMVTSVPYQLQSSEAARKRARKRQDWNAPGSVRRGPVEKRQKESAAKNTQT is encoded by the coding sequence GTGTCCAAACTGACCGACGTGCCCAAACGGATCCTGATCGGGCGGGCCCTGCGCAGCGACAAGCTCGGGGAAACCCTTCTCCCGAAGCGGATCGCCCTCCCCGTCTTCGCCTCCGACCCGCTGTCCTCGGTGGCGTACGCGCCAGGCGAGGTACTGCTCGTCCTCTCCGTCGCGGGACTGTCGGCCTACCACTTCAGCCCGTGGATCGCGCTCGCGGTCGTCGTCCTGATGTTCACGGTCGTCGCCTCGTACCGCCAGAACGTGCACGCGTACCCGAGCGGCGGCGGCGACTACGAGGTCGCCAACACCAACCTCGGGCCGAAGGCCGGACTCACCGTGGCGAGCGCCCTGCTCGTCGACTACGTCCTCACCGTGGCCGTGTCGATCTCCTCGGGCATCGAGAACCTGGGATCCGCGATCCCGTTCGTCGTCGAGCACAAGGTGGCCTGCGCGGTCGCCGTCATCGTGCTCCTGACGCTGATGAACCTGCGCGGGGTCAAGGAGTCGGGCAGCCTCTTCGCCATCCCGACGTACGTCTTCGTCGCCGGCGTCTTCATCATGATCGCCTGGGGCGCGTACAAGGGGATCGTCCTCGACGAGCCCATGAAGGCCCCCACCGCCGACTTCGAGATCAAGCCCGAGCACGAGGGACTCGCCGGTTTCGCACTGGTCTTCCTGCTGCTCCGCGCCTTCTCCTCCGGCTGTGCCGCGCTCACCGGCGTCGAGGCCATCTCCAACGGCGTTCCCGCCTTCCGGAAGCCGAAGTCGAAGAACGCCGCCACGACGCTCGCCCTCATGGGCGGCCTGGCCGTCACCATGTTCTGCGGCATCATCTTCCTGGCCATGGCCACCGACGTGCGAATGGCCGAGAAGCCCGCCCAGGACCTGCTGCTCAACGGCGAGCCGGTCGGCGAGGGCTACGTCCAGGACCCGGTCATCTCGCAGGTCGCGGCCGCCGTCTTCGGCGACGGGACGTTCCTCTTCATCGTGCTCGCCGCCGCCACCGCGCTCGTCCTCTTCCTGGCGGCCAACACCGCCTACAACGGCTTCCCGCTCCTCGGCTCGATCCTCGCCCAGGACCGGTACCTGCCGCGCCAGCTGCACACCCGCGGCGACCGCCTCACCTTCTCCAACGGCATCGTGCTCCTCGCGGGCGCCGCCGCACTCCTCGTCTGGGTCTACGGGGCCGACTCGACGAAGCTCATCCAGCTCTACATCGTCGGCGTCTTCGTCTCCTTCACGCTGAGCCAGATCGGCATGGTCCGGCACTGGAACCGGCACCTGAAGACGGAGAAGGACCAGGCCAAGCGCCGCCACATGTTCCGCTCCCGCGCGATCAACACGTTCGGCGCCTTCTTCACCGGCCTCGTCCTCGTCGTCGTCCTCGCCACCAAGTTCACCCACGGCGCGTGGGTCGCCCTGCTCGGCATGGTGATCTTCTACGGGACGATGAGCGCGATCCGCCGGCACTACGACTCCGTCTCCGCGGAGATCGCCGCCGCCGAGGAACGCCCCGACGAGTACGTACGCCCCTCCCGGGTCCGCTCCATCGTCCTCGTCTCCAAGCTCCACAAGCCCACCCTCCGCGCCCTGGCCTACGCCAAGCTCATGCACGCGCACGAGCTGGAGGCGCTGACCGTCAACGTCGACCCGGTCGAGACGAAGGCGCTCAGGGAGGAGTGGGAGCGGCGCGGCATCAACGTCCCGCTCAAGATCCTCGACTCGCCGTACCGCGAGATCACCCGCCCGGTGATCGAGTACGTCAAGAGCATCCGCCGCGAGAGCCCCCGCGAGGCCGTCTCCGTCTACATCCCCGAGTACGTCGTCGGCCACTGGTACGAGCACCTGCTCCACAACCAGAGCGCCCTGCGGCTCAAGGGCAGGCTGCTCTTCACCCCGGGCGTCATGGTGACCTCCGTCCCGTACCAGCTCCAGTCCTCCGAGGCCGCGAGGAAGCGGGCCAGGAAGCGCCAGGACTGGAACGCGCCGGGCTCGGTGCGCCGCGGCCCGGTCGAGAAGCGCCAGAAGGAATCGGCCGCGAAGAACACCCAGACCTGA
- a CDS encoding potassium channel family protein: MHIVIMGCGRVGAALAQTLEQQGHTVAVVDQDPTAFRRLGSGFGGRRVTGVGFDQDTLREAGIEDAGAFAAVSSGDNSNIIAARVAREMFGIENVAARIYDPRRAEVYQRLGIPTVATVRWTADQMLRRLLPSGAEPLWRDPSGGVQLAEVHTSPAWIGHKVSRLQEETGVRVAFLTRLGEAILPTSQTVLQEGDLVHVMMRTDDIANVEEAFAEGPEEGGH; encoded by the coding sequence GTGCACATCGTCATCATGGGCTGCGGGCGAGTGGGAGCCGCTCTCGCGCAGACCCTCGAACAGCAGGGGCACACCGTCGCGGTCGTCGACCAGGACCCGACGGCTTTCCGTCGTCTGGGGTCCGGTTTCGGCGGACGGCGCGTCACGGGTGTGGGCTTCGACCAGGACACGCTGCGCGAGGCCGGGATCGAGGACGCCGGTGCCTTCGCCGCGGTGAGCAGCGGCGACAACTCGAACATCATCGCGGCGCGCGTCGCCCGCGAGATGTTCGGCATCGAGAACGTGGCGGCGCGGATCTACGACCCGCGCCGTGCCGAGGTCTACCAGCGCCTCGGGATCCCGACGGTCGCGACGGTCCGCTGGACCGCCGACCAGATGCTGCGGCGGCTGCTGCCCTCCGGCGCGGAGCCGCTGTGGAGGGACCCGAGCGGCGGCGTGCAGCTCGCGGAGGTGCACACCTCCCCCGCCTGGATCGGCCACAAGGTGAGCCGTCTCCAGGAGGAGACCGGCGTCCGTGTCGCCTTCCTCACCCGCCTGGGCGAAGCGATTCTGCCGACCTCGCAGACGGTGCTCCAGGAGGGTGACCTGGTGCACGTGATGATGCGTACGGACGACATCGCGAATGTCGAGGAGGCCTTCGCCGAGGGTCCTGAGGAGGGCGGTCACTGA
- a CDS encoding potassium channel family protein: protein MRVAIAGAGAVGRSIAGELLENGHEVLLIDKAPTAISVERVPQAEWLLADACEITSLDEAALQRCNVVIAATGDDKVNLVVSLLAKTEYGVPRVVARVNNPKNEWLFNEAWGVDVAVSTPRLMSALVEEAVSVGDLVRLLRFSHGDANLVELTLPPESAVAGTSVGDVAWPEDTSLVTIIRGSRVLTPSPEETLEAGDELLFVAAQAREEQLEDLLQVRREATES from the coding sequence ATGCGTGTCGCTATTGCGGGCGCGGGTGCGGTGGGCCGTTCCATCGCGGGCGAGCTCCTGGAGAACGGGCACGAGGTCCTGCTGATCGACAAGGCGCCGACCGCCATCTCGGTGGAGCGGGTGCCGCAGGCGGAGTGGCTGCTCGCCGACGCCTGCGAGATCACGTCCCTCGACGAGGCGGCGCTCCAGCGCTGCAACGTGGTGATCGCGGCGACCGGCGACGACAAGGTGAACCTGGTCGTCTCGCTCCTCGCCAAGACCGAGTACGGCGTGCCGCGGGTCGTCGCCCGGGTGAACAACCCGAAGAACGAGTGGCTGTTCAACGAGGCGTGGGGCGTGGACGTCGCCGTCTCGACGCCGCGCCTCATGTCGGCCCTGGTCGAGGAGGCGGTGAGCGTCGGCGACCTCGTCCGGCTGCTCCGCTTCAGCCACGGCGACGCGAACCTCGTCGAGCTGACGCTCCCGCCGGAGTCTGCGGTCGCCGGCACCTCGGTCGGGGACGTGGCCTGGCCCGAGGACACCTCGCTGGTGACGATCATCCGCGGTTCGCGGGTGCTGACGCCGAGCCCGGAGGAGACTCTGGAGGCCGGCGACGAGCTGCTGTTCGTTGCCGCGCAGGCCCGCGAGGAGCAGCTGGAGGACCTGTTGCAGGTCCGCCGCGAGGCCACCGAGTCCTGA
- a CDS encoding DUF3159 domain-containing protein, translating into MTSLDKPTTDQGAQAPQDAQASKEVTEAALFEAFGGLRGMIETVVPGLLFVTIFTINKDLHISAIAALAVSLVLVAVRLIRRDTVKHAFSGVFGVAFGVVFAMMTGNAKDFYLPGMLYTLGLALAYIITTVAGVPLIGLILGPVFKENLSWRTRNPGRKKAYAKASLAWGFILLAKCAILFPMYWWADTTKFGWVLVALKIPPFLLAVYLTWMFLAKAPPPIDVFAEMEAEERAEKERKAAAAAQSHPEA; encoded by the coding sequence GTGACGTCCCTCGACAAGCCGACCACGGATCAGGGCGCCCAGGCCCCGCAGGACGCCCAGGCCTCGAAGGAGGTCACCGAGGCCGCGCTGTTCGAGGCCTTCGGCGGCCTGCGGGGCATGATCGAGACGGTCGTGCCCGGCCTGCTGTTCGTCACGATCTTCACGATCAACAAGGACCTGCACATCTCGGCGATCGCCGCGCTCGCGGTCTCGCTGGTCCTGGTCGCCGTCCGGCTGATCCGCCGCGACACCGTCAAGCACGCCTTCAGCGGCGTCTTCGGTGTCGCCTTCGGTGTCGTCTTCGCGATGATGACGGGCAACGCCAAGGACTTCTACCTGCCGGGCATGCTCTACACGCTGGGCCTCGCCCTCGCGTACATCATCACCACGGTCGCGGGCGTCCCGCTGATCGGCCTGATCCTCGGCCCGGTGTTCAAGGAGAACCTCTCCTGGCGCACCCGCAACCCCGGCCGCAAGAAGGCCTACGCGAAGGCCAGCCTGGCCTGGGGTTTCATCCTGCTCGCCAAGTGCGCGATCCTCTTCCCCATGTACTGGTGGGCCGACACCACCAAGTTCGGCTGGGTCCTCGTCGCCCTGAAGATCCCGCCGTTCCTGCTCGCGGTCTACCTCACCTGGATGTTCCTCGCGAAGGCGCCGCCGCCGATCGACGTCTTCGCCGAGATGGAGGCCGAGGAGCGCGCCGAGAAGGAGCGCAAGGCGGCCGCCGCCGCGCAGAGCCACCCGGAGGCCTGA
- a CDS encoding OB-fold nucleic acid binding domain-containing protein, with protein MSAAPRTEKPAGRFRRMLDRLSSTPEDLESEELQEDAEATGCTRICDCSDRQIVKVTGTLRTVTLRPRAGVPALEAELFDGTAPLDVVWLGRRSIVGIEPGRKLIASGRISMSHGRRVLFNPKYELRPLGQE; from the coding sequence ATGAGTGCTGCACCGCGTACAGAGAAGCCGGCCGGTAGGTTCCGCCGGATGCTCGACCGGCTCTCCTCCACCCCGGAGGACCTGGAGTCGGAGGAGCTCCAGGAGGACGCCGAGGCCACGGGGTGCACCCGCATCTGTGACTGCTCCGACCGCCAGATAGTCAAGGTGACTGGTACCTTGCGCACGGTCACGCTGCGTCCCAGGGCCGGTGTGCCCGCGCTGGAGGCCGAGCTCTTCGACGGCACGGCACCGCTGGACGTCGTCTGGCTGGGCCGCCGCTCCATCGTGGGCATCGAACCGGGCCGCAAGCTGATCGCCTCCGGCCGGATCTCCATGAGCCACGGCCGACGGGTCCTCTTCAACCCCAAATACGAGCTCCGACCGCTCGGACAGGAGTAG
- a CDS encoding response regulator codes for MTRVLVVDDEPQIVRALVINLKARKYEVDAAPDGASALRLAAERHPDVVVLDLGLPDMDGVEVIKGLRGWTRVPILVLSARQTSDEKVEALDAGADDYVTKPFGMDELLARLRAAVRRAEPVGGAEDGVVVVATEGFTVDLAAKKVHRDGRDVRLTPTEWHLLEVLVRNGGRLVSQKQLLQEVWGPSYGTETNYLRVYMAQLRRKLEADPSHPRHFVTEPGMGYRFER; via the coding sequence ATGACCCGGGTCCTCGTGGTCGACGACGAGCCACAGATCGTCCGCGCCCTGGTGATCAACCTCAAGGCGCGGAAGTACGAGGTCGATGCCGCACCCGACGGTGCCAGCGCCCTCCGGCTGGCCGCCGAGCGCCACCCCGACGTCGTCGTCCTCGACCTCGGCCTGCCCGACATGGACGGCGTCGAGGTCATCAAGGGCCTGCGCGGCTGGACGAGGGTGCCGATCCTGGTCCTCTCCGCCCGCCAGACCTCCGACGAGAAGGTCGAGGCGCTCGACGCCGGCGCCGACGACTACGTCACCAAGCCCTTCGGCATGGACGAGCTGCTCGCGCGGCTGCGCGCGGCCGTGCGCCGCGCCGAGCCGGTCGGCGGTGCCGAGGACGGTGTGGTGGTCGTCGCGACCGAGGGCTTCACCGTCGACCTGGCGGCGAAGAAGGTCCACCGCGACGGCCGGGACGTCCGGCTCACCCCCACCGAATGGCACCTCCTGGAGGTCCTCGTCCGCAACGGCGGCCGGCTGGTCAGCCAGAAGCAGCTGCTCCAGGAGGTCTGGGGGCCCTCGTACGGCACGGAGACCAACTACCTCCGCGTGTACATGGCGCAACTGCGGCGCAAGCTGGAGGCCGACCCCTCGCACCCCCGCCATTTCGTCACCGAACCGGGCATGGGCTACCGCTTCGAACGGTGA
- a CDS encoding sensor histidine kinase KdpD — MGRGKLRIYLGAAPGVGKTYAMLSEGHRRIERGTDCVVAFVEHHGRPRTEVMLHGLEQVPRRTLDYRGATFTEMDVDAVLARKPAVALVDELAHTNVPGSRNPKRWQDVAELLAAGIDVVSTVNIQHLESLGDVVESITGVRQRETVPDEIVRRADQIELVDMSPQALRRRMAHGNIYTSDKVDAALSNYFRPGNLTALRELALLWTADRVDEYLQQYRGEHNIRSTWQARERIVVGLTGGPEGRTLIRRATRLAEKGAGGEVLAVYIARSDGLTAASPKELAVQRTLVEDLGGTFHHVIGDDVPSALLEFARGVNASQIVLGSSRRRTWQYVFGPGVGQTVARESGPDLDVHIVTHSEVAKGRGLPVARGARLGRSRILGGWLVGVGGPAALALLLTHVDADLGLANDMLLFLALTVAAAMLGGFLPALASAAVGSFLLNWFFTPPVHRITIADPKNIVALAVFLGVAMAVASVVDLAARRTHQAARLRAESEVLSYLAGSVLRGETSLDALLERVRETFSMESVTLLERADEVEPWTRAASVGPHPVARPEDADVDMPVGDRLALALTGRVLPAEDRRVLGAFAAQAAVVLDRQRLVGEAEEARKQAEGNKIRTSLLAAVSHDLRTPLASIKASVSSLRSDDVEWSEEDRAELLEGIEAGADRLDHLVGNLLDMSRLQTGTVTPLIRVVDLDEVVPMALGGVPDGSAELDIPETLPMVEVDKGLLERAVANIVENAVKYSPDGEPVWVAASTLGERVELRVVDHGPGVPDESKDGIFEPFQRFGDAPRGAGVGLGLAVARGFVEAMGGTLAAEDTPGGGLTMVLTLRAVQGGPPDPAVELPAHAVS, encoded by the coding sequence ATGGGACGCGGCAAGCTTCGGATCTACCTCGGCGCTGCGCCGGGCGTCGGCAAGACGTACGCGATGCTCTCCGAGGGACACCGCCGCATCGAGCGCGGTACGGACTGCGTCGTCGCCTTCGTGGAGCACCACGGACGGCCGCGTACGGAGGTGATGCTGCACGGCCTGGAGCAGGTCCCGCGCCGGACCCTGGACTACCGGGGCGCCACCTTCACCGAGATGGACGTCGACGCGGTCCTGGCCAGGAAGCCGGCCGTCGCCCTCGTCGACGAGCTCGCCCACACGAACGTCCCCGGCTCCCGGAACCCCAAGCGCTGGCAGGACGTCGCCGAGCTCCTCGCGGCCGGAATCGACGTCGTGTCGACGGTCAACATCCAGCACCTGGAGTCGCTGGGCGACGTCGTCGAGTCGATCACCGGGGTACGGCAGCGCGAGACCGTCCCCGACGAGATCGTCCGCCGCGCCGACCAGATCGAACTGGTCGACATGTCGCCCCAGGCCCTGCGCCGCCGCATGGCCCACGGCAACATCTACACGTCCGACAAGGTCGACGCGGCCCTCTCCAACTACTTCCGCCCCGGCAACCTCACCGCCCTGCGCGAGCTCGCGCTGCTGTGGACGGCCGACCGGGTCGACGAGTACCTCCAGCAGTACCGCGGCGAGCACAACATCCGCTCCACCTGGCAGGCCCGTGAGCGCATCGTCGTGGGCCTGACCGGCGGCCCCGAGGGCCGCACGCTCATACGGCGGGCCACCCGGCTGGCCGAGAAGGGCGCGGGCGGCGAGGTCCTCGCCGTGTACATCGCCCGCAGCGACGGCCTCACCGCCGCCTCGCCGAAGGAACTGGCCGTCCAGCGGACCCTCGTCGAGGACCTCGGCGGAACGTTCCACCACGTCATCGGCGACGACGTTCCCTCCGCGCTCCTGGAGTTCGCCCGCGGGGTCAACGCGTCCCAGATCGTCCTCGGCTCCAGCCGCCGCCGCACCTGGCAGTACGTGTTCGGCCCCGGCGTCGGCCAGACCGTGGCCCGCGAGTCCGGTCCCGACCTCGACGTCCACATCGTCACCCACAGCGAGGTCGCCAAGGGGCGGGGGCTGCCCGTCGCGCGCGGGGCGCGGCTCGGCCGGTCCCGGATCCTCGGCGGCTGGCTGGTCGGCGTCGGCGGACCCGCAGCCCTGGCCCTGCTCCTCACCCATGTCGACGCCGACCTCGGCCTCGCCAACGACATGCTGCTGTTCCTCGCGCTGACCGTCGCCGCCGCGATGCTCGGCGGGTTCCTGCCCGCGCTCGCGTCGGCGGCGGTCGGCTCCTTCCTCCTGAACTGGTTCTTCACCCCGCCCGTCCACCGGATCACCATCGCCGACCCCAAGAACATCGTCGCCCTCGCCGTCTTCCTCGGCGTCGCGATGGCCGTCGCCTCGGTGGTGGACCTGGCGGCCCGGCGCACCCACCAGGCGGCCCGGCTCCGCGCCGAGTCCGAGGTGCTCTCGTACCTCGCGGGCAGCGTGCTGCGCGGCGAGACCAGCCTGGACGCACTCCTCGAACGGGTCCGCGAGACCTTCTCGATGGAGTCGGTGACCCTGCTGGAGCGGGCGGACGAGGTCGAGCCCTGGACCCGGGCGGCGAGCGTGGGCCCCCACCCGGTCGCACGGCCGGAGGACGCGGACGTGGACATGCCGGTCGGCGACCGCTTGGCGCTGGCGCTGACCGGCCGGGTCCTGCCCGCCGAGGACCGGCGCGTCCTCGGTGCCTTCGCCGCGCAGGCGGCGGTCGTCCTGGACCGGCAGCGGCTCGTCGGCGAGGCCGAGGAGGCCAGGAAGCAGGCCGAGGGCAACAAGATCCGTACGTCCCTGCTCGCCGCCGTCAGCCACGACCTGCGGACCCCGCTCGCGAGCATCAAGGCCTCCGTCTCCTCCCTCCGCTCCGACGACGTCGAATGGTCCGAGGAGGACCGCGCCGAACTCCTCGAAGGCATCGAGGCGGGCGCCGACCGGCTCGACCACCTCGTCGGCAACCTCCTCGACATGTCCCGCCTCCAGACCGGGACCGTCACGCCGCTGATCCGCGTCGTGGACCTCGACGAGGTCGTGCCGATGGCCCTTGGGGGAGTGCCCGACGGCAGCGCCGAACTCGACATCCCCGAGACGCTGCCGATGGTCGAGGTCGACAAGGGCCTGTTGGAGCGGGCCGTCGCCAACATCGTCGAGAACGCCGTGAAGTACAGCCCCGACGGCGAACCCGTCTGGGTCGCGGCCAGCACCCTGGGAGAACGCGTCGAACTGCGCGTCGTGGACCACGGCCCCGGAGTGCCCGACGAGAGCAAGGACGGCATCTTCGAGCCGTTCCAGCGCTTCGGCGACGCCCCCCGCGGCGCCGGTGTCGGGCTCGGCCTCGCGGTCGCCCGCGGCTTCGTCGAGGCCATGGGCGGCACCCTCGCCGCCGAGGACACCCCGGGCGGCGGGCTGACCATGGTGCTCACCCTCAGGGCCGTGCAGGGCGGGCCCCCGGATCCGGCCGTGGAGCTTCCGGCGCATGCCGTGAGCTGA
- a CDS encoding ABC transporter ATP-binding protein: MFEEGEHTVSESSTRSATAVAEDPAGLPMVRVEGLRRSYGTGEAAVHALRGVSFDIPRGELVALKGRSGSGKTTLLNLVGGLDSADGGRIVIDGTDLSTLGENGLLELRRDRIGFIFQSFGLLPILSAAENVGVPLRLRKADPKEREERVALMLSLVGLADHAAQRPGELSGGQQQRVAIARALANKPALLIADEPTGQLDAETGLAVMELLRAVVRSEGCTALVATHDPQLLGLADRVLELSDGEIIEH; encoded by the coding sequence ATGTTCGAGGAGGGGGAGCACACGGTGAGTGAGAGCAGCACGCGGTCCGCAACGGCCGTCGCCGAGGACCCGGCCGGCCTGCCGATGGTCCGGGTCGAGGGCCTCCGGCGTTCGTACGGCACGGGCGAGGCCGCGGTCCACGCCCTGCGCGGGGTCTCCTTCGACATCCCGCGCGGCGAGCTCGTCGCCCTCAAGGGCCGCTCGGGCTCCGGCAAGACGACCCTGCTCAACCTCGTGGGCGGACTCGACAGCGCCGACGGGGGCCGGATCGTCATCGACGGCACCGACCTCTCCACGCTCGGCGAGAACGGGCTGCTGGAGCTGCGCCGCGACCGGATCGGCTTCATCTTCCAGTCCTTCGGGCTGCTCCCGATCCTCTCCGCCGCCGAGAACGTCGGCGTGCCCCTCCGGCTGCGGAAGGCCGACCCGAAGGAGCGCGAGGAGCGGGTCGCGCTGATGCTCTCCCTCGTGGGCCTCGCCGACCACGCGGCCCAGCGACCCGGCGAGCTCTCCGGCGGCCAGCAGCAGCGGGTCGCCATCGCCCGCGCCCTCGCCAACAAGCCGGCCCTGCTGATCGCCGACGAGCCGACCGGCCAGCTGGACGCGGAGACCGGGCTCGCCGTCATGGAGCTGCTGCGCGCGGTGGTGCGCAGCGAGGGCTGCACGGCCCTGGTCGCCACGCACGACCCCCAGCTCCTTGGCCTGGCGGACCGGGTCCTGGAGCTCAGCGACGGCGAGATCATCGAGCACTGA
- a CDS encoding DUF3710 domain-containing protein, with translation MFGRRKKSGAAEDAAGEAEQVVDEVGTDESADAPRRVNLPPAPRPDGPWDLSEVTTPEDGRVDLGGVFVPGVEGMELRVEVAGDAIVAATVVLRDSAVQLQAFAAPKNEGIWGEVRDEIATGIIQQGGVIDEVEGPLGWELRAQVPVQLPDGNRGVQLVRFVGVDGPRWFLRGVISGQGAVQPDAAGLLEQIVRDTVVVRGEGPMAPRDPIVLKLPNDAQMVPDGVQQEEQAESRFSGGMGQLQRGPEVTEIR, from the coding sequence GTGTTCGGACGTCGCAAGAAGAGCGGTGCCGCTGAGGACGCAGCGGGCGAGGCCGAGCAGGTCGTCGACGAGGTCGGCACCGACGAATCGGCCGACGCGCCGCGTCGGGTGAACCTTCCGCCGGCGCCCCGGCCCGACGGACCGTGGGACCTCTCCGAGGTCACCACGCCGGAGGACGGCCGCGTCGACCTCGGGGGCGTTTTCGTGCCCGGAGTCGAGGGCATGGAGCTGCGGGTCGAGGTGGCGGGCGACGCGATCGTCGCGGCCACCGTCGTGCTGCGCGACAGCGCCGTGCAGCTGCAGGCCTTCGCCGCCCCCAAGAACGAGGGCATCTGGGGCGAGGTCCGTGACGAGATCGCCACGGGCATCATCCAGCAGGGCGGTGTCATCGACGAGGTCGAGGGCCCCCTCGGCTGGGAGCTGCGGGCCCAGGTCCCCGTACAGCTGCCCGACGGCAACCGCGGCGTGCAGCTCGTGCGCTTCGTGGGCGTCGACGGACCCCGCTGGTTCCTGCGCGGAGTGATCTCCGGGCAGGGCGCGGTGCAGCCGGACGCGGCCGGGCTCCTGGAGCAGATCGTGCGGGACACCGTGGTCGTCCGCGGCGAGGGCCCGATGGCCCCGCGCGACCCGATCGTCCTCAAGCTGCCGAACGACGCGCAGATGGTGCCGGACGGTGTCCAGCAGGAGGAGCAGGCGGAGTCGCGCTTCTCCGGCGGCATGGGCCAGCTCCAGCGCGGCCCGGAGGTCACCGAGATCCGCTGA
- the dut gene encoding dUTP diphosphatase, with the protein MRNPVDVLIRRVDPEVPIPAYGHPGDAGADLVTTEAAVLAPGERAVLPTGVSIALPDGYAAFVHPRSGLAARCGVALVNAPGTVDAGYRGEIKVIVVNLDPRESVRFERFDRIAQLVVQQVEKVRFHEVAELPGSARAEGGFGSTGGHAAVDGSTGGNRYASVVSDREGQ; encoded by the coding sequence ATGCGCAACCCTGTCGACGTACTGATCCGGCGAGTGGACCCGGAGGTGCCGATCCCGGCCTACGGGCACCCCGGCGACGCCGGCGCCGACCTCGTGACCACCGAGGCCGCCGTCCTCGCCCCCGGGGAGCGCGCCGTGCTGCCCACCGGCGTCTCCATCGCGCTGCCGGACGGGTACGCGGCCTTCGTGCACCCGCGCTCCGGCCTGGCCGCCCGCTGCGGAGTCGCCCTCGTGAATGCCCCGGGGACGGTGGATGCCGGGTACCGTGGAGAGATCAAAGTGATCGTGGTCAATCTCGACCCGCGCGAGAGCGTGCGGTTCGAGCGGTTCGACCGGATTGCCCAACTGGTCGTCCAGCAGGTCGAGAAGGTTCGCTTCCACGAGGTGGCGGAGCTTCCCGGCTCGGCGCGGGCCGAGGGGGGCTTCGGGTCCACCGGCGGCCATGCCGCCGTGGACGGCTCAACGGGTGGGAATCGATACGCTTCGGTCGTATCCGACCGGGAAGGACAGTGA
- a CDS encoding PaaI family thioesterase, with translation MTATSAALTPPADAIPPVRHPDAPAPGELLGSHYAYCFGCGGGQPHGLHLEARAGEGVTVTAEFTVTPDHQGAPGLAHGGVLATALDETLGSLNWLLRVIAVTGRLETDFARPVPVGTVLHLEAAVTAVHGRKIFSTAVGRIGGPEGPVAVRAEALFIEVKVDHFIDNGRPEEIQAAMSDPDQVRRARAFEVNP, from the coding sequence GTGACTGCAACATCTGCCGCCCTCACCCCGCCGGCCGACGCCATACCGCCGGTACGCCACCCCGACGCCCCGGCCCCCGGCGAGCTGCTCGGTTCGCACTACGCGTACTGCTTCGGGTGCGGCGGCGGGCAGCCCCACGGCCTGCACCTGGAGGCGCGGGCGGGCGAGGGCGTGACCGTCACCGCCGAGTTCACGGTGACCCCCGACCACCAGGGCGCCCCCGGCCTCGCGCACGGCGGCGTCCTCGCCACCGCGCTCGACGAGACCCTCGGCTCCCTGAACTGGCTGCTGCGGGTCATCGCCGTGACCGGCAGACTGGAGACCGACTTCGCCCGGCCCGTCCCGGTCGGCACCGTGCTCCACCTGGAGGCCGCGGTCACCGCCGTACACGGCCGCAAGATCTTCTCGACCGCCGTCGGCCGGATCGGCGGGCCCGAGGGCCCCGTCGCCGTCCGCGCCGAGGCACTCTTCATAGAGGTCAAGGTCGACCATTTCATCGACAACGGCCGCCCGGAGGAGATCCAGGCAGCCATGTCCGACCCCGACCAGGTCCGGCGCGCCCGCGCCTTCGAGGTGAACCCCTGA